The window ATCAATAGTAAAATGGGAAAGAGTTGTCTTGTGACTACTTTTCTCtcgcttctccttctcttccttcaaACCCCTAAAAACGTTAATGCCAGTTTCAGATGCTACGGTGACTTTTTCAATGTTAACTACGGCGTCAGTCGTGAcaacctcttctcttctcttccttctaaCGTCGTTGCAAACGGCGGTTTCTACAACGCGTCCTTTGGCAGAGAATCTAAAGACAACAGAGTCCACGTTGTTGCCTTATGCAGACGAGGCTACGAGAAGCAAGCTTGCAAGACATGTCTCGAACATGTGATTGACGACACAAAATCAAGGTGTCCTAATCAAAAAGAGTCTTTCTCATGGGTCACTGATGAATCCGACGACGTTTTTTGCTCTCTACGTTACACCAACCGCTCAACTTTTGGCAAATTGGAGCTCTCGCCAGTTGTTATCAACGCTAACCCAAACAGTATAAATTCATCCATATCTGAGAACATGACCTTGTTCAGCCAAGAATGGATTGCAATGGTTAACAGGACGCTCGAGGCCGCTTCCACCGCTGAGACTTCCTCAGTCCTCAAGTACTATAACGCCACAAAAACAAAGTTCACACAAATTTCAGATGTTTACGCGTTGATGCAATGCACGCCTGACCTATCGCCAGGCGACTGCAAGAGATGTCTAAGAGAGTGTGTGAATTCCTTTCAAAGCCAGTCCTGGGGAAAACAAGGAGCTGGGGTTAGTCGGCCTAGCTGTTATTTCCGGTGGGATCTTTATCCTTTCTATAAAGCTTTTGACAATGTTACAAGAGTTTCTGCTCTTCCTCCTCAAGCTTCTTCGACTATTCTCAATTGCGTGAAAGACAAGAAAAGTTTTCAAGGAAGCAACATTGCAATTATTGTGGTCCCAACAGCTATCAATCTCTTCGTATTTGTGGTTCTAATACTTTCTTGGAAGAGAAAGCCGTCACAGTACACCGGAATCAATGGTAAAGTCTTTTAAAATCTTGCGACTAGAACCAACCGATAATTAgtgatatacatatatcttttaTGTACTACCTTTCGtctcttctcagttctcactgGAATGATTTATATTGGTTATTCACTCTGGAACCGAGTCCCTCTTTTAACGGATTATATCTGTTTGGATTTATTGAGCTGTTATATATTAGGGTATATTATGTGAGCAtatgaagaaaaggaaaatagtgAAATCCTTTATGacatgttttgatttattttgtgatGACGTACGTGTAGAGGCTTTTGATTCGAATGATGGTCAATCTATGGTACGTTTTGATCTCCGAATGATTCGTACTGCAACAAACAACTTCTCTACTGAAAATAAGCTTGGCCAAGGTGGATTTGGATCTGTTTACAAGGTAAAGAAACTAGCTATAGAATCCTAACAAAATCTTTACTTGGGTAAGTGATCTTTTATTATAGCAAGAGAATGGTTTTTCAGGGAATATTACCGAGTGGGCAAGAGATAGCGGTAAAGAGATTAATAAAAGGTTCAGGGCAAGGAAATATGGAGTTCAAGAATGAGGTCTTACTCTTGACAAGGCTCCAACATAGGAATCTGGTCAAGCTTCTTGGGTTTTGtaatgaaaaagatgaagagattCTTGTCTACGAGTTCGTCCCCAATGCAAGCCTTGACCGCTTCATATTTGGTGAGCCTTTCGAGAGATCCATGCATCTTTAATTTGTACTACGTTGATAGCAaacaatgtgaaaaaaaaaaaaaaaaactgtttaatttctttgagatgtgcagatgaagaaaaacgCCGGATTCTGACATGGGATGTGAGGTACATAATCATAGAAGGAGTTGCGAGAGGGCTTCAATATCTCCATGAAGATTCTCAGTTGAGGATTATTCACAGAGATTTGAAGGCAAGCAATATCCTTTTAGACGCAGATATGAACCCTAAGGTTGCTGACTTTGGGATGGCGAGGCTGTTCAATATGGATGAGACTCGAGGACAGACAAGCAGAGTAGTTGGAACATAGTAAGCATCaccatttgattttttttaaaagatacttTCATCAGCATCACCATTAACATGATTTGGTTAATGCAGCGGATATATGGCTCCAGAATACGCGACATACGGACAATTCTCAGCTAAATCGGATGTTTATAGCTTTGGTGTGATGCTTCTAGAGATGATATGTggtaaaaccaacaaaaacttggaaaaagaagaagaggaagaagaagagctttcaGCTTTTGTAAGCTTCTCACTTTATATCTATCATCTTTatacttctccttcttcttcatcttcttattgaacttttaaaaatcatttgcAGGTATGGAAGAGGTGGATTGAAGGAAGATTTGAAGAGATCATTGATCCTTTGGCTGCTCCGAGTAACAACATCTCAATAAACGAAGTAGTGAAGCTCATACACATAGGTTTGTTGTGTGTTCAAGAGAATGTTTCCAAAAGACCTAGCATGACTTCAATCCTCTTTTGGCTTGAAAGACATGCTAACACCACCATGCCTGTGCCCACACCTGTTGCTTTACTTACACGGCCATCACcctcaccatcaccatcaccatcaccatcaccatcctCGTCACTGTGATGCTTATGAGCATTTAAGCATGTATGTATTATACCACGTTGTCTGTCTCTGTATTCTGTACAATGGCAGAGATTGGGCAAAAGATGCCGTGTAGTATAAgcaaatttatgtttattttagtGGTAACGAGCTAGTTATGCgttcttatttttagttaacATGGTTAAGAGTAAGACAACGTACTTTTCAAATGTAACTTATATTATCAAAAAGGTTTGAttaaccaaaccggaaaaaat is drawn from Camelina sativa cultivar DH55 chromosome 8, Cs, whole genome shotgun sequence and contains these coding sequences:
- the LOC104707592 gene encoding cysteine-rich receptor-like protein kinase 37 translates to MGKSCLVTTFLSLLLLFLQTPKNVNASFRCYGDFFNVNYGVSRDNLFSSLPSNVVANGGFYNASFGRESKDNRVHVVALCRRGYEKQACKTCLEHVIDDTKSRCPNQKESFSWVTDESDDVFCSLRYTNRSTFGKLELSPVVINANPNSINSSISENMTLFSQEWIAMVNRTLEAASTAETSSVLKYYNATKTKFTQISDVYALMQCTPDLSPGDCKRCLRECVNSFQSQSWGKQGAGVSRPSCYFRWDLYPFYKAFDNVTRVSALPPQASSTILNCVKDKKSFQGSNIAIIVVPTAINLFVFVVLILSWKRKPSQYTGINEAFDSNDGQSMVRFDLRMIRTATNNFSTENKLGQGGFGSVYKGILPSGQEIAVKRLIKGSGQGNMEFKNEVLLLTRLQHRNLVKLLGFCNEKDEEILVYEFVPNASLDRFIFDEEKRRILTWDVRYIIIEGVARGLQYLHEDSQLRIIHRDLKASNILLDADMNPKVADFGMARLFNMDETRGQTSRVVGTYGYMAPEYATYGQFSAKSDVYSFGVMLLEMICGKTNKNLEKEEEEEEELSAFVWKRWIEGRFEEIIDPLAAPSNNISINEVVKLIHIGLLCVQENVSKRPSMTSILFWLERHANTTMPVPTPVALLTRPSPSPSPSPSPSPSSSL